The genomic segment CCCATGCTGACGGGCTGCTATCCGGATCGCCTCGGCGAGTGGATGCACTGCGTACCGCTCGGCAGTGGCAGCCAGCCACAACAGTTCCTCGATGCTCGCCCGTCCCTCGACTGGTACGATGTCCGTAACGACCGGCTGGCCGAGCGTGAGCGTGCCGGTTTTGTCCAAGAGTACGACGTCGACATGTGCCAGTCGCTCGATTACAGCACCGCCTTTGATCAGTACGCCGCGGCGTGCTGCCCGCCCGATGGTCGCGACGAGTGCCATCGGTGTCGCTAACGCGAAGGCACACGAGCAGGCGACGACCAGAACAGCTGCCATTGCCAGCGGATCGCGCCGTATCGCCAGGGTCATCAGTGCTACGGTGACCACGACCGGAAGGTACTGGTCGGAGAAGCGATCGGCCAGGCGTTCCATGCGCCCGCGCTGCGCATGGGCGGTCTCCACGAGACGCACGACGCGCGCGAAGACCGACTCGCTGGCCGGTGCTGTCGCGCACACGCGCACATACCCGCTCCGGACGACTGTCGCGGCGTACACGGTGTCTTCCGGCCCGACAGTGCGCGGCGCCGGCTCACCGGTCAGCGGTGCTTCCTCGACCGACGCCATGCTAGCGAGCACCAGACCGTCGATCGGTATCGCCTCACCGGCCCGCACGACGACCACTTCCCCAGGGCGCACGTCCGAAACCGGTACGTCCAGTTCCTGCCCGTTTCGCTCGACACGTGCCCGTTGTGGGGCGAGTGCCGCCAGGTCGTGCAACGCTCCCCGCGCCTGGCTCGCTGTGACCTCCTCCAGCGCAGCCCCCAGTCGCATGAACAGGACGACGATCGCTGCAGCTGCCCACTCACCGACCGCCATTGCCGCGATCGCGCCGAGCGTCATCAGCGTATGGGCTGTCACGCGCCGCTGCAGTGTGGCCCGTACGACCTCGCGGAAGACCGGATACCCCCCGAGCAGGGTCATAGCGGCCCACAGTGGCCAAGGGATCCAACGGTTCAGGAGTTCCAGCGTGCCGGTCAACTCAGCGATGACGACGCCGATGACGATACTCGCCGCCACGGCAGCGAGGAATGCGACACGTCGCCAGGCTGTCTCCCCATCTGTACGGTCTTCGTCGACCGGATGCCCGGTTTCCGCCAGCGCTCGCGCGATCACCGTCTGATCGACGCGAGCTGGATCGATGACCACGATCACCTTCCCGGTTGCCGGCAATGCCTCTACCGCGAAAACCCCCGATAGTCGGCAGAGGGCCTGTTCGATCTCACGAGCGCACTCCGCACAGTCCAATCCCCGTGCACCGAGAACGAGCGTCGTACGGCCGTCCAACGGCTCAGCGGGCGTCGATCGGCTGGCCATCGATGGACACCTCCTGTTCCTGGTGCTGTTCCAGAGGCAAGAGCGTGTACTTCGGGCAGGTCAGGACACCGCGAGCCGATTCAGCGAGGAGCTGTTCGGCGAGTGCGAACAGCTGTGCACACCGCTCGTCGGCCAGGCGATAGACGGCATGCTGTCCACGCCGCTCGCGCACGACCAGACCGCAGTCGCGCAAGCAGCGCAGGTGATTGGACACGTTCGTCACTCCCTGGCCCGTCAGCCGCGCGATCTCACCCACGGTGCGCGGTCCGCCGCGCAACACCTCCAGGATCGCCAGCCGGCTCGGATCGGCGAACCCGCGAAAGAGTTTGGCCTTGAGTTCGAGGTAATGGCGGTCGAGCATACTCGCTCCAGCATTTCAGCAAAAGCTGAAGAATAGATACGCGAGCCCTACCGGTCCTGTCAAACCTGGAGCGCACCGGTCGTGCGTCGTCGTACCGTGCGGCTCGTGTGGTGCTCGTCGGACAGCGAGCGTTCTCCGGGTGCCGATGCGCCGTGTAGCTCGTCCAAAAGACGGTCGCGAGCCTGCCGGCAGCGTTGCATCACCCGGCACGGCGGTCGCCAGCCGGGTGCGTGACCCACCACGGCCGGGTTCGTGCTCCCAGGGGCAGGGGCGGCTCGGCATGCTCGATGCGGATGCGGGCATCGACGACGACGACACCATCCGGACGAGCGATGACCGGGTTGAGGTCGAGTTCCGCGACGTCCGGGAGTTCCTCCGCCAGGACGCTGACGCGCAGCAGGAGTTCCTCGACGGCAGGCACATCGACCGGTGGCGCGCCCCGGTAACCGGTAAGCAACGGAAAGCTCTTGAGCTCGCGCAGCATTTCTCGTGCGTCCTCGACGGCGAGCGGCGTCAAGCGCACGGCAATATCCCGCAAGGGTTCGACCAGCACGCCGCCCAGTCCGCAGACGACGACCGGGCCGAAATGACGATCGTGCGTCACACCGACCAGGAGTTCCACGCCGCCGACGACCTGCCGTTGCACCAGGAAGTGGACGCTGGCGAAGCCTTCCCGCGTCAACCGGTCCTGGATCTCGCGCGCCGCCGCTTCGACTGCCTCGGGGATTCCAACCCGAGGCGGACTGCTCCACGCTCGGTCTTATGCGTCAACCCGGGCGCGACTGCCTTGAGGACGACCAGCCCACCGATGTGGCGGGCTGCTTCGGCCGCTTCCTCCGGTGTGGTGACGAGCGCTTGTTCGACCATGCGTATGCCGAAGCAGGCCAGCACACGCTCCGTCTCTTCCGGATCGAGCCAGCCGCCGCCTCGTCCCAAGGCGTTGGCGACGATCGCGGCTGCTTCGTCGCGGCGGATATCAGGGAACTCCGGTGTTGGCGTGATCGGTCGTTCGCGCCAGGCTGCATACTGTGCCGCCCGGGCCAGTGCGATCGCCGCCGCTTCCGGGAACGCGTACGAGGGGACACGGACATCGGGTGCACGCAGTGCTTCCGGAATCCCGTGTGAGGAGAGAAAGACGGCGGCGACCGGCTTGCCGAGCGTGTTCACGTCGCGGGCTGCATCGACGATCGCGCGTGCGACCTCCTCGCTCGGCACGCGCATCGGTGGGAGAGAGATCACGATCACCGCATCGACGACCGGGTCGTGCGCCACCAGCGGAATCGCCTGCCGGTAGGCTTCCGCATCGGCGGGAGCAGTCAGGTCGACCGGATTGCCGACGCTGGCATGCGGCGGGAGCAACGTCCGAAGCTGCGCCTGAGTCTCGGACTGGAGTTCCGGTACCTCCAGTCCGTGAGCGACGCAACTGTCGACCGCCAGGATGCCGGGACCGCCCGCGTTGGTCACGATCGCCACGCGCTTCCCCTTGGGGAGCGGCTGATTGGCGAGCAGCGTCGCGACATCGAAGAGCCCCTCCAGCGTCTCGGTCCGGATCACGCCGGTCTGGCGGAAGAGTGCGTCCACTGCAATGTCGGACGCAGCCAGGAGCGCTCCGGTATGGGAAGACGCAGCGCGCTCCGGCGCTCGTCCGCCCGCTCTTCACTGCCACGATCGGTTTCGTCCGACCGACTCGCCGTGCGATGCGGGCGAACTTGCGCGGGTTCCCGAACGATTCCAGGTAGAGCAAGATCACGTCGGTTCGGGGATCGGTCTCCCAGTAGTTGAGAAGATCGTTTCCCGAGATGTCTGCCTTGTTACCCATCGAGACGAAGCTCGAGAGGCCCAGGCCGAGCGAACGGGCGTAGTCGATGATCGCCAGCCCCAGTGCACCGCTCTGAGAAGCGAATGCGACTCGCCCTTCCGGCGGTGGCAGCGGGCCGAACGTCGCGTTGAGACGGACGTTGGGATCCGTGTTGATCACACCGATGCAATTCGGACCGATGAGTCGCATGCCGTACGCTCGACAGATGCGCAGGAGTTCGTCCTGCCGTGCTCGTCCCCCCCCGGACCGATTTCTGCGAATCCGCTCGAGATGACGACGAGCGCGCGGACCCCTTTCCGCCCGCATTCCTCGGCGACTTTCGGTACTTCCGGCGCTGGCACGGCGATCACGGCGAGGTCGACCGGCTCCGGGATCGCTTCGACTGAAGGGTAAGCGAGGACCGATTGCACGACGCGCGCATTGCGGTTGACGGGGAACACTGGCCCGTTGAAGCCGTATTCGAGCAAGTTGTGGAAGAGTTCGCCGCCGACCGTTCCGCGCTGGCGGGAGGCCCCGATCACCGCGACGGTCTTCGGGTAGAGAACCGCCTCGACCGCGTGCGCGGCGGCGATTTGCTCGCGCCGCTCGAAGCGCTCGATCGCTTCCGGCGTGAGCGATGTCGGGAAGGTGACGACGATTTCGCTGATACCGGTTCGGATTTCGACAGGAACACCGAGGTCGCGGAACACCTGGATCATGCGGTAGTTCTCCGGCAGCACCCAGGCGACGAAGACACGGATGCCGTTCGCATCGGCGATCTCGGCGAGTTGCCCGACGTGGATCGTTCCCGAGCCGCGTCCCTGGTAGTCATCGGCGACCGCGAGCGCGACCTCCGCGCGCTCACCGTCGAGCTTGCGGTACGTCGCGACACCGACGATCCGGTGCGTCGGGCCAGCCTCGGCGATCAAGGCGAAGTCGTTGCGATAATCGACCGAAGCGTCCTCCTGGGCTGCCCTGGCGAGGTCGACCGCTTCGCCGAAGAAGCGGAGCTTGCGTGCTTCTGCCGACAGCCCTTCGTAGAACGTGCGGATCGCTGGCTCGTCCTCGGGCCGAACGGGGCGTACGTGCACGGTGCTTCCATCGCGCAAGACGACGTCGGCTTCACGGTGCGCTGGATAGATTCCTGCATCGCGTGGCCCCCTCCGCTCCCACTGCCGATCTGGATCGAGCATGCTCAGGATACTCCGTCCCGTTTCCGTATGGGCAGCGCGAGGCGGACGCGCGATCTGCTTTAATCGAGAGGCGAAACGAGAAGCGTCGTCGAGCGGTAGGAGCGATGGGCGATGCCTGAAACGATCGGTGTGTTCGTTGCCTGGCCGTATGCCAACGGAGACCTCCATTTGGGGCACGTCGCTGGGGTCTACATTCCGGCCGATACCTTCGCACGCTACCACCGGCTCCGTGGCGATCGCGTGCTCATGGTCAGCGGCAGCGATGCCCACGGCACACCGATCACTGTCGCAGCCGAGCGTGAAGGTGTGACGCCGGAGGATATCTTCAAGCGGTATCATCGTCGGTTCCTCGAGACGTACCAGCAACTCGGCATCGCGTTCGACCTGTTCACGCACACGCACACTGCCAATCATTTCCGGGTCGCCCAGGACATCTTCCGAACGCTCTACGAACGCGGGTACATCTTCACGCAGACCCAGATCCAGCTCTACTGTGAGTACGACCGGCGCTTCTTGCCTGACCGTTACGTCGAGGGTACCTGTCCCTATTGCGGCTATCCGAGCGCGCGCGGCGACCAGTGCGATAACTGTGGGCGGACCCTCGATGCGATCGAACTCATCGAGCCACGCTGTCGTCTGTGTGGTCAACGTCCGGTTCCGCGCGAGACGGAACATTTCTTCTTCGATCTACCGGCCTTCACCGATCGTCTCCTGGCGTACCTCGAGCGCCAGACGCACTGGCGACCGAACGTGCAGCACTTCGTCCGCAACTTCATCCAGGACGGTCTCAAGCCACGACCCGTCTCGCGTGACCTGGAATGGGGCGTTCCGCTTCCCATCCCAGGCTACGAACACAAGGTCATGTACGTCTGGTTCGAAGCGGTGATCGGTTATCTCTCGGCCAGCATCGAGTGGGCCCTCGCTGAAGGACAGCCGGACGCCTGGGAAGCCTGGTGGCGAGATCCGTCAGCACGAGGCTACTACTTCATCGGTAAGGACAATATTCCGTTCCATGCCATCATCTGGCCGGCTGAACTCATGGGCTATGATGAGTCGCTCAACCTGCCCTACGACATCCCGGCGAACGAATTCCTGAACCTCGAAGGACAGCAGTTCTCGACCAGTCGCAATTGGGCCATCTGGGTTCCCGACTTTCTCTCACGGTACGCGCCGGATCCCTTGCGCGACTACCTCACCAGTATCGCGCCGGAGACGCGCGACAGCGAGTTCACCTGGCAGGGGTTCGTGGAGCGCAACAACAACGAGCTTCTGGCGACGTGGGGGAATCTCGTGCACCGCATCTTGACCTTCGTTCAGAGTCGCTTCGAGGGACGCGTGCCGGAGCCGGGTGACCTCGACGGGCGCGACCGGATTCTTCTCGAGCAGATTGCGACCGGTTTTCAGCGCATCGGTGACCTCTATGCGCGCGTCGAGCTCAAAGCGGCTCAGCGCGAGGCGATGGCGCTCGCGCGGGAAGTCAACCGCTACCTGGACGAGAAGGCACCGTGGTTCCAGATCCGCGAGGATCGGCAGGCAGCGGCGACGACGATCTTCGTCGCCTTGCGTGCGATCGACTCGATCAAGCTGCTGCTGGCACCGATTCTCCCCTTCTCGAGCGAACGGCTCCACAGCCTGCTCGGCTACCAGGAGCCGCTCTTCGGCGAGATCGCTATCGAGACGGGGCCGCAGACCGGTGGTCACGAGGTGCTGCGCTACCGGCCCATTCCAGGCGAAGCACGCGACCGTTGGCAGCCGAGCGAGCTGGAGCCAGGCCGTCCGCTTCCCCCGCCACAGCCGCTCTACCTGAAGCTGGACGAGTCGGTCGTCGAGGAGGAGCGGCAACGGCTCCTGGCGCAGTCGCGCTGATGCCGTCGCACTGGCTCACGGCTGTCCGGCGGATCATCGCGCACCGTAGAGCTGCTGGTACGCGCGATAGCCGGCATAGACGCGCTGGACGTAGGCGTAGGTCTCGCGATAGGGGATCCGCTCGGCGAAGAGGTCTGGATCGCTGGCTGGTCGTTCGCGGAGCCATTCCTGTACCGCTCCCACACCGGCGTTATAGCTCGCCAGCGCCAGGTACAGTTGTCCGCCGAATTGCTCGAGACGACGAGCCAGTTCCGCTGCGCCGAGAGTGAGGCTGGTCTCGGGTTGGAACAGCTGATCGGGGTTCCAGGTGCTGAGGCCGAGCTGGGTGGCGAGTCCTGCACCAGTTTCGGGGAGTACCTGGGTCAGCCCGCGAGCACCGGCCGGTGAGACGGCAGTGGGCTCGAAGGCACTTTCCTGCCGGACGAGCGCAGCCACGAGCAGCGGATCGATCCGAAACTGCGCGGCGACCGTCGCGAGAACCTCCGGGTAGGGAACCGGTGCGACGAGCGGAGCGACGACTTCTGTCGGCACGTCGCTGTTCGCCTGAAGCTGCAGGCCGATGCGATAGGCGAACGCTGCCTCGCCACGCCGGAGGAGTTCCCAGCCGAACAGTGCCAGCGTGACCGGATCGTTCCGCAGCGTGTCACGTGCAGCGTCCACTTCCCAGCTCGCCGCCTCACGGTCGCCGAGATCGAGGAGCAGAAGCGCGCGCCGCACCGGATCATTGGCCATCAGACGTGCGGCCCTATCCGTGGCAGTGAGTCCGAGAGTCGCCAGCCAGTGCTCGTACGCGCCGGTGTCCGGAGTCAGCGTCATGTCGCCGGCAGAGATGAACGCGACCGGCTCGCGTCCGGCGAGGAGCTCACCTGCCCGGATACCGTAGAACCCTTCCGGGTCGAGTGTACGAGCGCGCTCCCAGGCCCGCTGCGCTGCTGCTCGATCTCCGGCGGCAGCGAGTGCTTTGCCGTACCAGAAGGTCGCGCGGGCATCGCCGCTGTCCGCGAGGACGCGCCAGATCCGAGCTGCGCCAGCCGCGTCACCTCGGCCGAACGCGAGCAGCCCCAAGCGGAACCGTGCCTCTCGGGCTGCGCCGCTAGCTGGATACTGCGTGAGGACGCGCTCGTAGACCGCTTCCGCAGCCGGTTCGTCGTGCCACTCGACGAGTGTCCCGGCAGTGACGAGCGCGTCCGGTGTCCGCTCGTCTCGTGGATACCGTTCGGCCATCGCCAGGAGTTCGTCGATGCCGGTCTGGAGGTCACCGCTGCGGATCCGGGCGATCGCCCGCTGGTACCAGGCATCGGCCCGCGAAGGATCGCTTTCGAGCACCGTACTGTAGGCAGCGATCGCTGCAGGGTAGCGCCCGCTGGCGAATGCGATCGCCGCTCGGCGGTCGAGCGGAACCGTATCACCGGCGCCGAGCGCATCGAGTTCGTCCAACGCCGCTGCTGCCGCGGCGCTCTCCGGTGCGGTCTCGATCGCAGCCAGGAGGTCAGTCCGTGTGGCGACCACGTCGCCGAGCGTGCGTGCGACCTGTGCTCGTTGCAGCAAGAGCGTCGCCCGGTACGTCGGAATCGTCGCCAGTTCGAGCAAGCGATCGAGCGTCGCTCGGAGGGCTGCGTCGTCGCCGTGCTGCTGGGCCTGTTCGCGTTGCCATTCCAACGCTGCCACAGCGAGGCGCCGGATGGGCGCAGTCGTCACGATATGGTCGACGAGACGCTGCGCCTCGTCGTGCCGCCCTGCTCGCACGAGCGCGTCGAGTGCCCGGTACTCGAGGTAGGGAGCGATCTCGGGAAGGAGCGTGCGGGCGACCTGAAGTTGCTCGATCGCCTGATCGACCTCCCCGAGTTGGAGGAGCGCCTGGGCCGTGATGGCTGCTGCCTCGCCTGCCTGCTGCTGGTCAGGAGCACGGCGTGCGACCTCGGCTGCGAGTTCGAGCGTCGCGTGCGGATCGCCGCTGGGGAGCATCGCCCGGGCTAAGAGCAAGCGGGCCTGCATACGCACGGTCGGCTCTCGTGCGCCGAGCGCCGGCGCGAGGATCCGTGCGGCTTCAGCTGGGACACCGGCAGCGAGGAGGCGCTGTGCCTGCTCCAGGGCAGCGATCGGATCGGCCGGCACTGGCCGTGGGGTCGGTGTGGCTGCTGTCCGATCGCTCGAACTCTCGCGACTCGGCGGAGTAGGCCCGTTGGCTGGCTGAACCGGAAGCGTCCGAGTTCCGAGTACCAGGGTCGTCAAGAGGGTGAGCACAACGAGCGTGCTGTGGAAGAGCATCCGTGGCTGAGTCGTCACATGCCCCCCGACGAAGGCCGTGTCTCCGCTCCTGAGGATAGCCGGTCTCACGAGGGGCGAGCAGGACCGTCCGAGGTCGAGCGGAGTCGGTTTACCGCGCGTTTGCAGACGGCTTTGCATGCTCGTCGTAGAGAAAGGAGGACACGAGATGCGCTGGTGGTTCCATACACCGGTTCGGCTCGACCATCCACTCCCACGCGAATGGTTTTGGCAGGGCCTCGCACAACTCGCCTTCAGCCTCGCTCTCCTCGTGGTGATGCTCGCGTTTTTGGCCTGGGTCGTGCACCGGATGCTTCGAGCCCTCCCAGCGGCTCCGACACAGGCGCGCGCCATCCTCGACGAGCGCTATGCACGGGGCGAACTGACGCGCGAACAGTATCTCGCCATGCGGCGTGACCTGGAGCGAAGCGATTGAGACTTTACGGATTCGCACGCTCTTGTCACGCTGTGGATAGTCCCAGGGGGTATACTGGTCTCGCAGGTGAAAGGAGCGTACTGGCGATGATGTGGTGTCCCGGTTGTGGTCCGTGGGGTGGCGGCATGATGTGGGGCTGGGGTGGTTGGCTCTGGGGTCTCGTCATGCTCGTGTTCTGGGTACTTATCCTGGTCGGTATCGCGCTCCTGATCGTCTGGGCAGTCCGACAGTTCAGTCACGGTGGCCCGAAGTCGACCAGCGGCGGAACGAGCCGTGCACTAGAGATCCTGCAGGAGCGGTATGCTCGCGGTGAGATCACGCGCGAGCAGTACGAGCAAATGCGCCGTGACATCCTGGGCGAAGGTGGCGGGGGATGAACCGGCTGTGGCTCATCGCCGCCGTGCTCGCGATCACGATCGGCGTGCTGGGACTGCTCGTTACCGCGGTCATCGCATCCAGTACGGGTCCGGTGACGGCTACTGCGGCCGATCGTGGACGCTGGATCTACTTCACGGCGACCGATCCGGATACCGGTGCGCCGATCCCGTACACCGGCGGCATGATGATGCCGATGGCCTGTGCCGATTGTCATGGCGCGGACGGCCGCGG from the Thermomicrobium sp. 4228-Ro genome contains:
- a CDS encoding ArsR/SmtB family transcription factor gives rise to the protein MLDRHYLELKAKLFRGFADPSRLAILEVLRGGPRTVGEIARLTGQGVTNVSNHLRCLRDCGLVVRERRGQHAVYRLADERCAQLFALAEQLLAESARGVLTCPKYTLLPLEQHQEQEVSIDGQPIDAR
- a CDS encoding SHOCT domain-containing protein, whose product is MMWCPGCGPWGGGMMWGWGGWLWGLVMLVFWVLILVGIALLIVWAVRQFSHGGPKSTSGGTSRALEILQERYARGEITREQYEQMRRDILGEGGGG
- a CDS encoding GNAT family N-acetyltransferase, translating into MLDPDRQWERRGPRDAGIYPAHREADVVLRDGSTVHVRPVRPEDEPAIRTFYEGLSAEARKLRFFGEAVDLARAAQEDASVDYRNDFALIAEAGPTHRIVGVATYRKLDGERAEVALAVADDYQGRGSGTIHVGQLAEIADANGIRVFVAWVLPENYRMIQVFRDLGVPVEIRTGISEIVVTFPTSLTPEAIERFERREQIAAAHAVEAVLYPKTVAVIGASRQRGTVGGELFHNLLEYGFNGPVFPVNRNARVVQSVLAYPSVEAIPEPVDLAVIAVPAPEVPKVAEECGRKGVRALVVISSGFAEIGPGGDEHGRTNSCASVERTACDSSVRIASV
- a CDS encoding transglycosylase SLT domain-containing protein, which codes for MTTQPRMLFHSTLVVLTLLTTLVLGTRTLPVQPANGPTPPSRESSSDRTAATPTPRPVPADPIAALEQAQRLLAAGVPAEAARILAPALGAREPTVRMQARLLLARAMLPSGDPHATLELAAEVARRAPDQQQAGEAAAITAQALLQLGEVDQAIEQLQVARTLLPEIAPYLEYRALDALVRAGRHDEAQRLVDHIVTTAPIRRLAVAALEWQREQAQQHGDDAALRATLDRLLELATIPTYRATLLLQRAQVARTLGDVVATRTDLLAAIETAPESAAAAAALDELDALGAGDTVPLDRRAAIAFASGRYPAAIAAYSTVLESDPSRADAWYQRAIARIRSGDLQTGIDELLAMAERYPRDERTPDALVTAGTLVEWHDEPAAEAVYERVLTQYPASGAAREARFRLGLLAFGRGDAAGAARIWRVLADSGDARATFWYGKALAAAGDRAAAQRAWERARTLDPEGFYGIRAGELLAGREPVAFISAGDMTLTPDTGAYEHWLATLGLTATDRAARLMANDPVRRALLLLDLGDREAASWEVDAARDTLRNDPVTLALFGWELLRRGEAAFAYRIGLQLQANSDVPTEVVAPLVAPVPYPEVLATVAAQFRIDPLLVAALVRQESAFEPTAVSPAGARGLTQVLPETGAGLATQLGLSTWNPDQLFQPETSLTLGAAELARRLEQFGGQLYLALASYNAGVGAVQEWLRERPASDPDLFAERIPYRETYAYVQRVYAGYRAYQQLYGAR
- a CDS encoding heavy metal translocating P-type ATPase, giving the protein MASRSTPAEPLDGRTTLVLGARGLDCAECAREIEQALCRLSGVFAVEALPATGKVIVVIDPARVDQTVIARALAETGHPVDEDRTDGETAWRRVAFLAAVAASIVIGVVIAELTGTLELLNRWIPWPLWAAMTLLGGYPVFREVVRATLQRRVTAHTLMTLGAIAAMAVGEWAAAAIVVLFMRLGAALEEVTASQARGALHDLAALAPQRARVERNGQELDVPVSDVRPGEVVVVRAGEAIPIDGLVLASMASVEEAPLTGEPAPRTVGPEDTVYAATVVRSGYVRVCATAPASESVFARVVRLVETAHAQRGRMERLADRFSDQYLPVVVTVALMTLAIRRDPLAMAAVLVVACSCAFALATPMALVATIGRAARRGVLIKGGAVIERLAHVDVVLLDKTGTLTLGQPVVTDIVPVEGRASIEELLWLAATAERYAVHPLAEAIRIAARQHGLIPGTPESFTDEAGIGVVAQVAGVTVRVRAPTAMDHDWSPLAELLEQGKTVAIVERDSERIGVIAFADTLRPGVAEAIAELRRLGVREIQLLTGDHERAAARLAAQLGIGWRARLLPEDKLALARSYREAGHIVAMVGDGINDAPALAEADVGIAMGRAGTALAAETADVVLLREDWALVPLTISWARRAVRTALTNLVSTGLYNLVGLSLAALGVLPPTLAATAQVVPDLFILTNSARLGWDGRGDVRR
- the metG gene encoding methionine--tRNA ligase, whose amino-acid sequence is MPETIGVFVAWPYANGDLHLGHVAGVYIPADTFARYHRLRGDRVLMVSGSDAHGTPITVAAEREGVTPEDIFKRYHRRFLETYQQLGIAFDLFTHTHTANHFRVAQDIFRTLYERGYIFTQTQIQLYCEYDRRFLPDRYVEGTCPYCGYPSARGDQCDNCGRTLDAIELIEPRCRLCGQRPVPRETEHFFFDLPAFTDRLLAYLERQTHWRPNVQHFVRNFIQDGLKPRPVSRDLEWGVPLPIPGYEHKVMYVWFEAVIGYLSASIEWALAEGQPDAWEAWWRDPSARGYYFIGKDNIPFHAIIWPAELMGYDESLNLPYDIPANEFLNLEGQQFSTSRNWAIWVPDFLSRYAPDPLRDYLTSIAPETRDSEFTWQGFVERNNNELLATWGNLVHRILTFVQSRFEGRVPEPGDLDGRDRILLEQIATGFQRIGDLYARVELKAAQREAMALAREVNRYLDEKAPWFQIREDRQAAATTIFVALRAIDSIKLLLAPILPFSSERLHSLLGYQEPLFGEIAIETGPQTGGHEVLRYRPIPGEARDRWQPSELEPGRPLPPPQPLYLKLDESVVEEERQRLLAQSR
- a CDS encoding SHOCT domain-containing protein, coding for MRWWFHTPVRLDHPLPREWFWQGLAQLAFSLALLVVMLAFLAWVVHRMLRALPAAPTQARAILDERYARGELTREQYLAMRRDLERSD